The Vibrio crassostreae genomic interval AAGACCAGTTAGCTCTGTTAAAAGAGCTAACAGAGAGACAGATCGATGGCGATAAAGATTTATTGCGTGCATTGATGAGTGCGATTTCGAATTGGAAGAATGACATGCTGACGCCAGATCAGGCGAAGGCTCGAGCTCAAGGCGAACAAGAACAGCTTTTTGCATTCTGTTTTGAGATGTACCAGAAACAGATGAAGGCATACAACGCGCTCGATTTTGATGATTTGATTGCGATGCCGGTATTACTACTGAAAACTAATCAAGAGGTGCGTGAGCGCTGGCAGTCGCGTATCCGCTATTTACTGGTCGATGAATACCAAGATACCAATACCAGCCAATATGAGTTGGTTCGTTTACTGGTGGGAGAGCGTGGTCGTTTGACGGTCGTAGGTGACGATGACCAATCTATCTATTCATGGCGTGGTGCAAAACCGCAAAACTTGGTGCTGCTTGGTGAGGACTACCCGAACCTACGCTTGATCAAACTCGAGCAAAACTATCGCTCAACCAGTCGAATCTTACGTGCGGCGAACATCTTGATCGCCAACAACCCACACGTTTATGAAAAGTCACTGTTCTCAGAGATCCCAGACGGTGAAAAGCTCAAGGTACTGAATGCTAAGAATGAAGAGCATGAGGCCGAGCGTATTACCGGTGAGATCATCGCACACAAGTTTTTGAATCGTACAGAATACAAAGATTACGCAGTGCTTTACCGCGGTAACCACCAATCTCGCTTGATTGAAAAAGCCTTGATGCAGAACCGTGTGCCTTACAAGATCTCTGGCGGTACTTCTTTCTTTGCTAGAGCAGAAATTAAAGACATCATGGCTTACCTACGTGTGTTGGTGAACCCTGATGATGACAACGCTTTCCTACGTATTGTAAACACACCGCGTCGTGAGATTGGTCCGGTGACGCTTGAGAAGTTAGGCAGCTACGCCAACATGCGTGGTAAGAGCCTGTTTGAAGCCAGCTTTGAGATGGGCTTGGAGCAGACCCTGACGGGACGTGGTCTAGAAAACCTGCGCCGTTTCGGTGACTGGATTGTTCGTATCTCAGATAATGCTGAGCGTGGTAATACGGTTGAAGCCGTTCGCTCTTTGGTTCGTGACATCAACTACGAAGATTGGTTGTACGAAACCTCAGCGAGCCCGAAAGCCGCTGAAATGCGAATGAAGAACGTCTCTGATCTCTATGGTTGGATTGTGGCCGATCTTGAGGGTGACAACTACGATAAAGAAGAGAAAACCCTACGTGAGGTGGTTCAACGTTTAACGCTGCGTGACATGATGGAGCGTGGTGAAGATGATGACGACGCAGACCAAGTTCAATTAATGACATTGCACGCATCGAAAGGCCTAGAGTTCCCGTATGTATTTCTGATGGGTGCAGAAGAGGGCATCTTGCCACACCAAACCAGTGTCGATGAAGGCAACGTAGAAGAAGAACGTCGTCTTATGTACGTTGGGATTACTCGAGCTCAGAAAGAGCTGACCTTTACTAAGTGTCGTGAACGTCGTCAATATGGTGAATTGATTAAGCCAACACAAAGCCGCTTTCTAGACGAGTTGCCA includes:
- the rep gene encoding DNA helicase Rep, whose product is MKLNPRQDEAVKYVSGPCLVLAGAGSGKTRVITNKIAYLVKECGYKARNIAAVTFTNKAAREMKERVGQTLGKGEAKGLIVSTFHTMGLTIIRREYKALGLKAGFSLFDDQDQLALLKELTERQIDGDKDLLRALMSAISNWKNDMLTPDQAKARAQGEQEQLFAFCFEMYQKQMKAYNALDFDDLIAMPVLLLKTNQEVRERWQSRIRYLLVDEYQDTNTSQYELVRLLVGERGRLTVVGDDDQSIYSWRGAKPQNLVLLGEDYPNLRLIKLEQNYRSTSRILRAANILIANNPHVYEKSLFSEIPDGEKLKVLNAKNEEHEAERITGEIIAHKFLNRTEYKDYAVLYRGNHQSRLIEKALMQNRVPYKISGGTSFFARAEIKDIMAYLRVLVNPDDDNAFLRIVNTPRREIGPVTLEKLGSYANMRGKSLFEASFEMGLEQTLTGRGLENLRRFGDWIVRISDNAERGNTVEAVRSLVRDINYEDWLYETSASPKAAEMRMKNVSDLYGWIVADLEGDNYDKEEKTLREVVQRLTLRDMMERGEDDDDADQVQLMTLHASKGLEFPYVFLMGAEEGILPHQTSVDEGNVEEERRLMYVGITRAQKELTFTKCRERRQYGELIKPTQSRFLDELPHEDVEWESVKKPQSAEERMEKGQAHIANIRAMFNKK